GCCGGGAAAGATCAGGTTGTTATGGGTCGGCCGCACTTTGATGGCGTTGATGACCTTGATCAGGTCCACGCCGTTGCGTTCCGCAAACACGCTCCATTCATCCACGAAAGCCAGGATGGTCGCGCGGAAGGAATTCTCCACGATCTTGCAGGTTTCACTCTCGATGGGCCTGTCCAAAACGGTCAGGGGGAATTTATCCACATTGAGCACTTCGGATAAAAAGACTTCCACCTTGTCCCGAGCTGTCTGGTTCACGCCGCTGCACACCCGCCAGAAGTCGCGGATAGAGGCCACGTAGTCGCGGCCAGGCATGACGCGTTCAAAGGAGTGGGCCAGTTGGGGCTCGGCGTCTTTGAGGCCGCGCTTTTCAAATGCCTTTTTCATGATGGGATAGGCCACGTGCTCGGTGGTTCCCGGGGGCACGGTGGTTTCGATCAAAACCATGCAGTCGGGAGAAACCTTTTCGCCGATGATAGCCAGGCTGGCTTCCAAAGCGGCGATGTCGGCCTTGCCGTTCCGGCAGTCGCCGAAGGACTCTTTGTCGTAATCGCACTGAACGTCCACTACCACCACGTCGGCCAGGGTCAAGGCGTCGTAGGTGTAGGTGGCGACGAGGGTTTTCTTTTCCTTGACGCAGCGTTCGATAAGCGGAGCCACTTCCGGGTCTTCCGCTTCCACAGGGGCTACGCCGCGATTCAGGTAGGGAATTTTCCAATATGAGCGGACTGAGGGGCGCTGCATGCCGATGACGAACTTGTTGGGCTCGCCGGTTTTCTTGTCGGTGCTGTCGGCCACGACTCCGGCCATGACGGCGCCGACGAAGCCCACGCCCATGACCACTACGATTTCCCGGCCCATTTCCCTTTGGGCCGCAACCAATTCCTGCAGTCTGACGAATTCTTCCTCGTACTCCGCCTTTGTGGGCAGGGGAAAGACTTCGCCCGCCGGGCACACGGAAACATTGGCCTCATTCATTTCTTTTGCCTGTGCTTGGGTGTCTGGCATTTCCTTTTCCTTGCGATTACGGCTTATAAGCCGCTTTGTTTTTCAGTTTATAACTGGGGTTGACGAACGGGGAGCGTGATCAGGCTTTGTAGTACTCCCGATACCAATTTATGAAATTTCGGACGCCGTCCTCCACCGAGGTGCGAGGCCAGTATCCTGCGTCCCTGGCGAGGTCGTCGATATCCGCGTAGGTTGCGGGGACGTCCCCGGCCTGCATGGGCAGCATGTTCTTCTCCGCTTTCATGCCCAGGGCCTCCTCGATCAACTCGATGAATTTCAGCAGCTTGACCGGCTGGTTATTGCCGATGTTGTACAGCCTGTACGGCGTATAGCTAGTGGCCGGATCAGGGTCGTCTCCCATCCAATCCGGGTCGGGATCGGGGATGTTGTCCAACACCTTGGCCACACCCTGGATTATGTCGTCTATATAGGTGAAGTCCCGCTGCATGTCGCCGTTGTTAAACACATTGATAGGCTTGCCTTCCAGGATGGCCTTGGTAAAAAGAAACAAAGCCATGTCGGGCCGTCCCCAAGGACCGTACACGGTGAAAAACCGAAGCCCGGTGCAGGGCAGGCCGTACAAATGGGAATAGGCGTGAGCCATGAGTTCGTTGGCTTTTTTGGACGCAGCGTACAGGGAAACCGGGTGATCCACGTTCTGGTGCACGGAAAAAGGCATGTCCGTGTTGGCGCCGTAAACGGAGGAGGAGGACGCAAAAACCAGGTGCTCGACCTTGGTATGGCGGCAGCCTTCCAGGATGTTGGTGAAGCCGACCAGATTGCTGTCCACGTAGGAGTGGGGATTTTTTAGGGAGTACCTTACCCCGGCCTGGGCGGCCAGGTTGGTGACCTTTTCAAACCCGTATTTTTCAAACAGAGCGGGCATGAACTCCCGGTCCGCCATTTCTCCCTTTTCAAAGACAAAGTTATCGTAATCCCGGAGAATTTTCAGGCGGTCCGTTTTCAGTTGGGGGTCGTAGTAATCGTTGAGATTATCCAGGCCCACAACCGTCTCGCCCTGTTCCAAAAGCTGTTTGCTTAAATGAAAACCAATAAATCCGGCAGCGCCGGTAATTAGTTGCGTCATGGGGCTATTCCGTTCAAGAAAGCCGCGCTTACGCCGCGGTTTTCTTCAATAATTATGTTTTAGGATCCAAACCGATTAGCGGATGTACCCTGAGCGTTCCAGATACAAGAGGACCTCCTGGGCTGCTTCCTCGGGAGTCATATCCGTTGTATCCAAAGTCACTTCCGGGCGTTCGGGCTCCTCGTAGGGGTCGTCGATCCCGGTAAAGTCCTTGATCAAACCAGACCTTGCCTTGGAATACAAGCCCTTCGGGTCTCTTTTTTCGCAAACGGTCAAAGGAGTGGCCACATGGATTTCTATAAATCCGCCGTGGGTTTCAATATTCCTGCGAATTTGCCTGCGAGTGGCCCCATAAGGCGCAATGGGGGCGCAAATGGCGATTCCCCGGTTTTTTGTGATTTCGCTGGCCACAAAACCAATGCGCCGCACGTTGATGTCCCGGTGCTCCTTGGAAAAGCCCAACTCGCTGGAAAGATTCTTCCGCACGATGTCTCCGTCCAAAAAGGTGACGGGGCGGCCGCCCATCTCCTGCAAGCGGGCGCAAACGAGACCGGCGATGGTGGATTTTCCGGCGCCGGAAAGGCCGGTGCAAAAGATAGTAAATCCCTGGATGGACTTGGGCGGGTAGGATCGTTCCATCTCCTTGGCCACTTCGGGGAATGTAAACCATTCTGGGGCTTTTTTGCCATCCTGAATCCGTTTGATAAACTCTTCTTCCGTCATGGACCGGATTTTTCGACCGTTGGCCTCTTTTTTAGGCACATACGCTCCGTCCTCTTCCACGTAGACCAAATCCTCAAATTGCAAGACGGACAGATTCAATTCTCCGGCGTAGGAAGCGGCCAGGCTGAATGCTGCGTCCGGGTCGTAAAACGCGGTGCAGGACTCGTCGGCTTCCGGGCTGGCGTGGCACGGCGCCACAATAAAATGGGTGCATCCGTAATTTTTACGGATTATTGCGTGGAGCAGCGCTTCCCGGGGGCCGGCGTAACGCATGGTGTAGGGAAGCAGGCTGAGGG
The Desulfatibacillum aliphaticivorans DSM 15576 DNA segment above includes these coding regions:
- a CDS encoding nucleotide sugar dehydrogenase, whose amino-acid sequence is MPDTQAQAKEMNEANVSVCPAGEVFPLPTKAEYEEEFVRLQELVAAQREMGREIVVVMGVGFVGAVMAGVVADSTDKKTGEPNKFVIGMQRPSVRSYWKIPYLNRGVAPVEAEDPEVAPLIERCVKEKKTLVATYTYDALTLADVVVVDVQCDYDKESFGDCRNGKADIAALEASLAIIGEKVSPDCMVLIETTVPPGTTEHVAYPIMKKAFEKRGLKDAEPQLAHSFERVMPGRDYVASIRDFWRVCSGVNQTARDKVEVFLSEVLNVDKFPLTVLDRPIESETCKIVENSFRATILAFVDEWSVFAERNGVDLIKVINAIKVRPTHNNLIFPGPGIGGYCLPKDGGLGVWAYHTLMGFEDDIFKITPMAIDINDTRSLRVARLVRDGLRNVGKIVAASRIAILGASYREDVGDTRYSGSEIVVRKLAEMGGDMVIHDPYVSHWWELEKQDTYPAPGHSRARFFRNQEEVKDLRMHKDLQEALKGADAVVLAVRHQAYMELEPDQVVEMVGRPTVVVDCFGMLDDDKIARYFELGCEVKGLGRGHIKRIKTRVLEK
- a CDS encoding NAD-dependent epimerase; this translates as MTQLITGAAGFIGFHLSKQLLEQGETVVGLDNLNDYYDPQLKTDRLKILRDYDNFVFEKGEMADREFMPALFEKYGFEKVTNLAAQAGVRYSLKNPHSYVDSNLVGFTNILEGCRHTKVEHLVFASSSSVYGANTDMPFSVHQNVDHPVSLYAASKKANELMAHAYSHLYGLPCTGLRFFTVYGPWGRPDMALFLFTKAILEGKPINVFNNGDMQRDFTYIDDIIQGVAKVLDNIPDPDPDWMGDDPDPATSYTPYRLYNIGNNQPVKLLKFIELIEEALGMKAEKNMLPMQAGDVPATYADIDDLARDAGYWPRTSVEDGVRNFINWYREYYKA
- a CDS encoding bifunctional sulfate adenylyltransferase/adenylylsulfate kinase, encoding MSNPLIGAPHGGELVDLIVSESRAEELRELSLDMESVVLTDPQLSDLELLANGAYSPLTGFMCKNDCQQVLETMRLSDGLLWPIPICLDVQENAAANLSVGQTVALRDAEGFMPAVMHIKDIWPVDREAYAQGVFGTADPAHPGVDGMFHTMGSHFIGGDVEVLTLPLRFGFRRLRHTPQEIRTLFKKLGWRSVVAFHTEKVLHRPDYEQTIRAMAHARANLLLHPVIGRIRPGDMDTYTRVRCYLAACQKYSPGSMITLSLLPYTMRYAGPREALLHAIIRKNYGCTHFIVAPCHASPEADESCTAFYDPDAAFSLAASYAGELNLSVLQFEDLVYVEEDGAYVPKKEANGRKIRSMTEEEFIKRIQDGKKAPEWFTFPEVAKEMERSYPPKSIQGFTIFCTGLSGAGKSTIAGLVCARLQEMGGRPVTFLDGDIVRKNLSSELGFSKEHRDINVRRIGFVASEITKNRGIAICAPIAPYGATRRQIRRNIETHGGFIEIHVATPLTVCEKRDPKGLYSKARSGLIKDFTGIDDPYEEPERPEVTLDTTDMTPEEAAQEVLLYLERSGYIR